The following are from one region of the Gossypium hirsutum isolate 1008001.06 chromosome D03, Gossypium_hirsutum_v2.1, whole genome shotgun sequence genome:
- the LOC107949485 gene encoding auxilin-related protein 2 isoform X2 codes for MDEFGVLTERYGLKPQGKSVPMSQGKRSTATAAATATTDWGFGFDSGSNRNPMSFSSKSSRNSGPSNGSLLDDHDFFPKQNSRNFFGLGDDFGGFQNATTKQSNTSNNNSSSNGSSFDLASMLLNSGSISSYANSYVVDDLFGGMPVSQNANNDDDFGSFVSSTRQKGSAGDLLGDFSGVAAKLKSSSRNGSWDSANNEAGVDDLIPGFGASSPSVNRTNVKTTKSTRSSEEPFVVLDSDFGTEYNFSETPTDPLGEFSILNRSGGTKLRGSSNASQSFRSPPKPAQVSKEEKAKSSGASLIDELQDFAMGRAHNKSSRSKEAEDATKKTQSNGEDDLESFFGVSSRSNSAPKTRATTLDPIFDKNMHNRQQKTSAGAPSTAKKASPVTMMNGMDDLSFIFGAASMSGEFEEVAGESEERRRARLGRHQRTQDRVARAVADMNQRDRQSQNEQEERYRIAEAMDFEIKRWAAGKEGNMHALLSSMERVLWPECGWEPVSLTDLITSGSVKKVYRKATLCVHPDKVQQKGATLEQKYIAEKVFDILKEAWNKFNKEELS; via the exons ATGGACGAATTTGGCGTTTTAACAGAGCGTTACGGCTTAAAACCGCAAGGAAAATCGGTTCCGATGTCGCAGGGCAAACGATCCACCGCCACCGCCGCTGCTACCGCAACCACCGACTGGGGTTTCGGGTTCGATTCAGGCTCGAACCGAAACCCCATGTCGTTCTCTTCAAAATCCTCGCGGAACTCGGGTCCCAGTAACGGTTCTTTGCTCGACGATCACGACTTTTTCCCCAAGCAAAACTCCCGTAATTTTTTTGGTTTGGGCGACGATTTTGGTGGTTTTCAAAACGCCACGACGAAGCAATCTAATACAAGTAATAATAACAGTAGTAGTAACGGATCATCTTTCGATTTGGCTTCAATGTTATTGAATTCAGGCTCAATATCTTCATATGCGAATTCGTACGTTGTTGATGATTTATTTGGAGGAATGCCCGTCTCACAAAATGCAAATAACGATGATGATTTTGGATCCTTCGTCTCTTCCACCAGGCAAAAGGGTTCTGCCGGTGACTTGCTGGGTGATTTTAGTGGCGTGGCGGCGAAATTGAAGAGTTCTAGCAGGAATGGATCGTGGGATTCGGCGAATAATGAGGCTGGTGTTGATGATTTGATACCCGGGTTCGGTGCAAGCAGCCCTTCAGTTAATAG GACTAATGTTAAGACAACCAAGTCAACCAGATCATCAGAGGAACCTTTTGTTGTATTAGACTCTGATTTCGGCACAGAATATAATTTCTCAGAAACGCCCACGGATCCACTGGGAGAATTCAGCATTCTTAATCGATCTGGAGGAACAAAGCTTCGTGGTTCTTCAAATGCTTCACAATCATTTAGGTCTCCTCCAAAACCAGCACAAGTttctaaagaagagaaag CCAAGAGTTCTGGTGCATCTCTGATAGATGAACTTCAGGACTTTGCCATGGGGAGAGCGCACAATAAGTCTAGTAGATCTAAAGAAGCTGAAGATGCTACGAAAAAGACTCAATCAAATGGAGAAGATGACCTGGAATCCTTTTTTGGTGTGAGTTCCAGATCAAATAGTGCACCAAAGACAAGGGCAACTACTTTG GACcctatatttgataaaaatatgcaCAACAGACAGCAAAAGACATCTGCAGGTGCACCATCCACTGCAAAGAAGGCTTCTCCTGTCACTATGATGAATGGAATGGATGACCTCTCTTTTATTTTTGGAG CTGCCTCAATGTCTGGAGAATTTGAGGAAGTTGCTGGGGAAAGTGAAGAAAGACGAAGGGCCAGATTGGGACGTCATCAAAGGACCCAGGACAGAGTG GCAAGAGCAGTTGCTGATATGAATCAGCGTGATCGTCAATCACAGAATGAGCAAGAAGAGAGATAT AGGATTGCTGAAGCTATGGATTTTGAGATAAAACGCTGGGCTGCAGGGAAGGAAGGCAATATGCATGCACTGCTTTCATCAATGGAACGG GTACTTTGGCCTGAATGTGGTTGGGAGCCAGTTTCATTGACTGATTTGATTACCTCTGGCTCAGTCAAAAAAGTTTATAGAAAGGCCACATTATGTGTCCACCCTGATAAGGTTCAGCAGAAAGGTGCCACTCTTGAACAGAAATATATTGCTGAAAAGGTTTTCGATATTCTCAAG GAAGCTTGGAACAAGTTCAACAAGGAAGAACTTTCTTAA
- the LOC107949485 gene encoding auxilin-related protein 1 isoform X1: MDEFGVLTERYGLKPQGKSVPMSQGKRSTATAAATATTDWGFGFDSGSNRNPMSFSSKSSRNSGPSNGSLLDDHDFFPKQNSRNFFGLGDDFGGFQNATTKQSNTSNNNSSSNGSSFDLASMLLNSGSISSYANSYVVDDLFGGMPVSQNANNDDDFGSFVSSTRQKGSAGDLLGDFSGVAAKLKSSSRNGSWDSANNEAGVDDLIPGFGASSPSVNRTNVKTTKSTRSSEEPFVVLDSDFGTEYNFSETPTDPLGEFSILNRSGGTKLRGSSNASQSFRSPPKPAQVSKEEKAKSSGASLIDELQDFAMGRAHNKSSRSKEAEDATKKTQSNGEDDLESFFGVSSRSNSAPKTRATTLDPIFDKNMHNRQQKTSAGAPSTAKKASPVTMMNGMDDLSFIFGAASMSGEFEEVAGESEERRRARLGRHQRTQDRVFSSSRLFLCQARAVADMNQRDRQSQNEQEERYRIAEAMDFEIKRWAAGKEGNMHALLSSMERVLWPECGWEPVSLTDLITSGSVKKVYRKATLCVHPDKVQQKGATLEQKYIAEKVFDILKEAWNKFNKEELS; encoded by the exons ATGGACGAATTTGGCGTTTTAACAGAGCGTTACGGCTTAAAACCGCAAGGAAAATCGGTTCCGATGTCGCAGGGCAAACGATCCACCGCCACCGCCGCTGCTACCGCAACCACCGACTGGGGTTTCGGGTTCGATTCAGGCTCGAACCGAAACCCCATGTCGTTCTCTTCAAAATCCTCGCGGAACTCGGGTCCCAGTAACGGTTCTTTGCTCGACGATCACGACTTTTTCCCCAAGCAAAACTCCCGTAATTTTTTTGGTTTGGGCGACGATTTTGGTGGTTTTCAAAACGCCACGACGAAGCAATCTAATACAAGTAATAATAACAGTAGTAGTAACGGATCATCTTTCGATTTGGCTTCAATGTTATTGAATTCAGGCTCAATATCTTCATATGCGAATTCGTACGTTGTTGATGATTTATTTGGAGGAATGCCCGTCTCACAAAATGCAAATAACGATGATGATTTTGGATCCTTCGTCTCTTCCACCAGGCAAAAGGGTTCTGCCGGTGACTTGCTGGGTGATTTTAGTGGCGTGGCGGCGAAATTGAAGAGTTCTAGCAGGAATGGATCGTGGGATTCGGCGAATAATGAGGCTGGTGTTGATGATTTGATACCCGGGTTCGGTGCAAGCAGCCCTTCAGTTAATAG GACTAATGTTAAGACAACCAAGTCAACCAGATCATCAGAGGAACCTTTTGTTGTATTAGACTCTGATTTCGGCACAGAATATAATTTCTCAGAAACGCCCACGGATCCACTGGGAGAATTCAGCATTCTTAATCGATCTGGAGGAACAAAGCTTCGTGGTTCTTCAAATGCTTCACAATCATTTAGGTCTCCTCCAAAACCAGCACAAGTttctaaagaagagaaag CCAAGAGTTCTGGTGCATCTCTGATAGATGAACTTCAGGACTTTGCCATGGGGAGAGCGCACAATAAGTCTAGTAGATCTAAAGAAGCTGAAGATGCTACGAAAAAGACTCAATCAAATGGAGAAGATGACCTGGAATCCTTTTTTGGTGTGAGTTCCAGATCAAATAGTGCACCAAAGACAAGGGCAACTACTTTG GACcctatatttgataaaaatatgcaCAACAGACAGCAAAAGACATCTGCAGGTGCACCATCCACTGCAAAGAAGGCTTCTCCTGTCACTATGATGAATGGAATGGATGACCTCTCTTTTATTTTTGGAG CTGCCTCAATGTCTGGAGAATTTGAGGAAGTTGCTGGGGAAAGTGAAGAAAGACGAAGGGCCAGATTGGGACGTCATCAAAGGACCCAGGACAGAGTG TTCAGCAGTTCTAGGTTGTTTTTGTGCCAGGCAAGAGCAGTTGCTGATATGAATCAGCGTGATCGTCAATCACAGAATGAGCAAGAAGAGAGATAT AGGATTGCTGAAGCTATGGATTTTGAGATAAAACGCTGGGCTGCAGGGAAGGAAGGCAATATGCATGCACTGCTTTCATCAATGGAACGG GTACTTTGGCCTGAATGTGGTTGGGAGCCAGTTTCATTGACTGATTTGATTACCTCTGGCTCAGTCAAAAAAGTTTATAGAAAGGCCACATTATGTGTCCACCCTGATAAGGTTCAGCAGAAAGGTGCCACTCTTGAACAGAAATATATTGCTGAAAAGGTTTTCGATATTCTCAAG GAAGCTTGGAACAAGTTCAACAAGGAAGAACTTTCTTAA